TTTTTCTCTTTTTTAAGTGTTTGAAAAATTCGATTTGCCGCAATCGTTTTTTTGCTTCGGCAAGAGTTTTGTATGAACCGAAAGAACGGCCGGTAGTTTCTGATAAAACAACATACTTGCCTTTTATTTTTTTAATCATGGGGTGCCTAACGGGATTCGAACCCGTTCTTAGACTGCCACAGAGTCTAGTGCTGCCATTACACCATAGGCACCATACGCAAAGAAATATACGTTTTTAATTGACGCTTGTAAAATTTACCTGCCCAGAAACGAGGCATTATTTATTCCTCTACCAAAAAAACTTCGAAGCCGTCGCCGATTTTTTCATCAACTTTTATTCCAACAATGTCGCCTTTTTTTGCCGAATCAATATCTTTATGTTCCATTTGCATTGAACTGACCGTTTGTTCAACTTCCTTGTCTCCGTGAACAAATTTAACTTTATCGCCAACAGCCAGCTTGCCTGAAAGCTCAATAATAGCAACACCTATGTTGCCGTAATAATGAGTAATTTTGCCGATTTTTTTCATAAAATGAATTTAATGCTAATTATAACTAATATATACCATAAAATTTCAATTATTACAATAACTTGACAAGATTAGAGTTATTTGGTATAATTTAAATGCAGGATGTAAATTTCTCAGTAGGAGAAGAAAATGCAGATCAGGAAGCAGTTGAGGCGGATGGCCAACGCGGCTAACGCGATCGCGGCGGGTCGCGAAAGGCCGATCACCCCGGAGCCAAACGGGTACGCCGGCGAGCATCACCGGATTCGCCACAAGTCCAACAAGGGACCGCGGATGCGCGGTTCCGGGACCGCGCCGCGCCGCACGAAGAAGAAGGGTGGTGGCGCCGGCCAGTAGCCGGCGCCCCACACGCCTTGGAGCGATTCGTCCGTCAGTCGACGGACGGACTCGCTCCGGGGCGCTTTTTTTATCCCCTCCTTACCACAGAAGCTTTGATGGTTTTGCAACCCCAATGTTGTTTTATAAGACGAACGGTTTTTTTATCATCAAAATCCCGACAAGAATAGACGTCCATTGAAACGTAGCCTAACTCCGGCCAGGTATGAGCTGAAATGTGGCTTTCGTAAATCATAACAAAACCAGAAAGTCCCCAATCGCCTTTTTTATCAGCTTCTTCGCAAAAAACCACGTAAGGAATCGTTAATTTTCGCATCCCGATTTTTTGGGGCAAATCGTTAAGAAAATCAAAAACTATTTTATGATTTTCGAGTTTTTTTCGCTCGATGCCGCGAGCGTCAATCATTAAATGTTTTCCGTAAACCTTATAGTTACTCTTCGATACGGTTTTTTTTCTGTTCATCGCATTTCAGTTTAAAAAATTTTTTGATATTAATGAACATTTTACAATACACTTTAAAAAGTGTAAACGTGTGGATAAATAAAATTAAGAAAAAACTTTACGGGAACAAGTTTTTCTTTGTTTACACCGAGCCTGCTTACTTTGTAAATTTGAAAGTGGAAAGTATTTGTTTAAGAATTTCTTTTGATTCAGATGTAACGGGTTGAAGGTTAAAGGTAACGACTCCTCCATTGGGATGAGAAATCCACGCGCTGGCACTGTCGTCAGCACCCGTTCCCCAATCAATTGACGCGATAACTTTACCTATCTTAAACGATTCGCACCTCAAGGAATCATTGGGGTATGCGCTACAATAAGTTATTCCCATAACACTAAGTTGGCTTTGGGAAATAAAGCCAAGAGTTATAACATACCCGTTATTATATTTCGCTCCTCCGTCACTTCCTTTTGGTAAATAACAAAGAGCGAGCGATGTATCCCCTAATTCTCTTTGCGATTCACAGGAGGTAGGCGGATATTGAAAAGAATAGTTCAAATTACTGTCGGTATATGTTTTCAAATTTACGGTTTTATCTGGCGTTGGTGACTGTTGCGCGACAGGTTCTGACTTCTTTACAAAAGCAAAGTATCCTACTGCGCCGGCAAGAGCGGCAACAATAAACAGAATCAAAATAATGTTTGCAAAATTTTTTCGGTTGATATTCATATGTTAGTTAACAATTTAATTTTTTGATTTTATGATTAAAAAACTTTCTCTTCCCTCTTTTTTATATACTATCCGTAAAACACGGTCTCTGTCAAAATTTCAAATTTGTTTTCTGCGTGTTTAGTAAAAATTACCATAAAAATTAAATTTTTTACCGTTGCGCCCTCGAAGGGAATCGAACCCCTATCAACGCCTTAGAAGAGCGCTGCTCTGTCCATTGAGCTACGAGGGCAATAATTTAGAATAAACGTAAAATAACATAAAACGGGTTGAAATTCAACTAAAATTTTGCTATAATATTTAAAATATCGGGGTATAGTGTAATGGCAGCACGAGTCTTTTGGGAAGATTTAGTCTCGGTTCGAATCCGAGTACCCCGACAGAGAAAAACTAAATTTTGGGCCTATAGTCTAGTGGTAGAACACGTCATTCGTCCCGATTTATTAAATTTTTAAATGTTTTATTGCTATATATTAAAATCGAGAATAAATGGTGCTTATTATGTAGGAAGTTGCCAAAGCATTGCTATAAGGCTTGACCAACATAATAAATTTTTAGTTCCTTCCACAAAAAGATATGTTCCATGGGATTTAGTCTATCAAGAAAAATTTGTTACATTAAAAGAAGCTAGAAACAAGGAACTAAAAATAAAGTCCTGGAAGAAAAGAAGTTCTATAGAAAAATTAGTTAAAACATTTCAAAATTTTTAATAAATCGAGGATCCGCGATAACCTTGGTGGGCCCAGAGGGCCCATAGTTAAGTGGTATAACGGCGCATTCGCATTGCGTAAGCGGGAGTTCGATTCTCCCTGGGTCCACCAAGGTTATCGGGACATTGACGAAACGGCGGTCCGATTCCGCCTAGGTCCACCAAACAGGAAATTGCAAGCAAGAGGGAGTCGCCTTGCCCGTCTCGCTCCCGCGCTCCGCGCGGAAAAATGGTGGCGCAATTCTTGAACAAGCCCTAAGAGGCTATTTTGTTTTCTAAGAAAACAAAATTCAAATAATGACAAGGTTTTGGGCATAATTATTGAGGTTTTAGGCCATATTTTTGATTATGCCCAAAACCTTGACAAACTGACGTAAATTTGCTATAATAAAGATATAAAAATTGATGTAGTTTTAGATCAATTTTTGCTCTTGTTCTTTGCAAATTTGCGAGCGAATCTCCTTGAGATTTTGAAATGAGCAGCGCATTGAGTGGCTGAAACACCACTTGTTGCGCTAACAGATATTTAATGCACTGCTTATAACGAGTTAGACCTCGTCGTGGTCGTGTAGGACACACGATTCAAAATCGCAAACCAAAGGAGGAGCCGATGGAAGTAGGAGTGCTGTTCTCAAGCGACGGCATTCTGGCGCTAAACAAACCGCCCGGGATGTGCAGTCAGGGACCCAAGACTTCGGATATCCCGGAGTTGTGGGAACTGCTACGAACACACCACCCTGGCGGTCATGTCGCTCATCGGATCGATCAGTACACATCTGGTATCAATCTAGCTGGTGCTTCAAAACGGCAGATCAGTTATCTGATGCGTAACTGGCACCAGATCACGCGAAAGAACTACCTGTCTGTCTCATCAACAACCCGACGTGGAGCGAGAAGGTTGTGGACACGCCCCTCAAGGGTAAGTCCGCAATCACTGCGTTCACGGTGCTTGAGCGTTCTGGATCGTTGGCGTTGATTCAATGCCAGCTAGTCCAAAACGGGCGGACTCATCAAATCCGGCGACACCTGAAGTCGATCGGTGCACCGATCGTCGGAGACCGAAAGTACAAGGGTCCGACAACCAGGGTGCGGTCTGGTCAACTGCTTCATGCGTGGCGCATGGAGGTCAGACTGCCGGACGATTCTGGTAAGCCCGGCCCTTGGATTACCATTCAGGCGCCGATCCCCAACGATTTCAAGCAGATCAACTTCGATTGGAGTCGCTGGGATGCCAACGCCAACACAACGCTGGAGATCTGGGCAGTTCCCTCCGGTTGGCGACACTAACTCGCCCCTCTCAACTCAAAAGGCCCCCGTGGTAGCAACATCACCACGCGGGGCCTTTTTCATTTTTACAAAGAACTTTTGATAGCAGAAAAATAATTTTTCTGCTATCATCTAAAAGAAAATTTTTCATAAGATTTGATACAACGAACAGCAGAAATGCTGATTTTTTGTTTCACGTGAAACATTGTTTGACGTGAAACAATGTAATTGTTAATCTTCAACTCAAAGAAATTGGACTTTAAAATTGGGGGAAAACATGAATAGCAATTGTGTTTTCTGCGACCGAACCAAGATTGAGGAGCGTATTATTGCCGAAACGGAAGATTGGTACTTAATAGCTACCATTGGCCAAATAACAGAAGGCGGCTATGTTCTCATAATCCCCAAGCGGCATGTACCTTGCGCCGGAGCGATGAAAGAGCAAGAGATTGTTAAAATGGACGACATATCGCGCATTGCAAGCGATTACACAGAGGTAGAGTACGGCGTAAGACCTATCATCTTTGAACATGGCATTGTGGGCCAGACGATTCAACATGCCCATCTTCATCTTTTACCCGCCCGGATTCGCATGTGCGGCAGAATCTATCGGGATTTTCCCAACGCGCAGATCTGCTTCTTAGATTCGCTCAAACTGCTTCGATGGACTTATGATGCAATGGGAGGAAAAAAGTATCTCCTTTGGAGCACCCCGGAAAACCTGTTGAAGACCGTTATTGATCCGCCAGCGCCGTTGCAATATTTACGGCTAATTGCAGCCGAACTTGTTGGCCATCCGGAGCGCGCAAATTGGCGCGATTGTGATCCTGAAACCGACAAAAAACTGTGGCAGGAGACCGTTAGCCGCCTTAAGCCATATTTTTCATGAATTTTAAAAAAATAACCCGAATAGCAAGCGCTATTCTGGGTTTTTTAATTTTTTATTCCTTAATAACAGGCGTATTTTGTACATTTTATCTTCATATTCCGCTTGAAAAACCTCATGAAGATAAAATCCTAAAGAAACAAGTTGAATTATCAGAAGAATAATACCTGTATAAAGGTAAAAATTGTTTTTCCATATTATGCCGGCTAAATAGAAAATCATGCTGAAAGCGGTAAGACCGGTGTGAAACCGCGCCCCGATCGTCGTTACTAAGTCATTTAGCAGAAATTCTTGCATAAACTCAAAATACAGCTGATCCCGCCTTTCGCGACGCTTTTCTCGCTGATAAAGCCACGTACCCAGCAAAATCAAAAACATACATGTTGCAGTGACTAGTAGAATCGTGTTCATAATAAATAATGCCGGCCATCCAAACGATTTTGTCGCGTAAATGCTTAAAAATATCATCCATAAGATAAGTAAAAAATCTCTGGTATGATCCAAGAGAGTCCCCAAAGCTGTAACTTCATTGTTATTTCTCGCGACTGGGCCGTCTAAAAGATCGGTAATCCACGCAAAAGCTAAAAGCCATACTTGACGCCCAACATCATCCCCAAAATAAAACAGATCAAAAATCGCCCAAATAAGAACAACGAATCCCACCACGGTTAAATGATTTGCTCTTATTCCTATGGCTGCAAAAATATCGGTTATTTTTGTCCGCTTAAAGAACCGGTCGCGCCACTTTTTCTCAAGCGGTGTCCAATATCCCTCCTTCGTTAAAGCTTCCGCTGACGCCAAGGCTTTGGCGGACAAGTCGGCGGGCAAGCTCTCTTTTTCCTCTTCGGCCATTATTGTCCCTCCAAGTTTTTAAGGGTCTGATTTTTAATAAAAGAGTAAACGAAATGTGAAAAAAAATCAATCTGCCAGCTGGTAAATTGATTTTTTTTCACCACAAATGATATGTTTCACGTGTAACATTTGATAATGTTACACGTGAAACAATGACCACCGAGAAACAAAACATAGGAAGATTAGGTGAAGATATTGCCGTAAAATACCTTGAAAACAAAGGTTATAGCATTTTAACTCGCAATTATCGCAAGCCATGGGGCGAAATTGACGTAATCGCATCGGAAAACGTTGGTAAAAACCAGTTCTTGGCTCTAAAGAGCCAAGAACTGGTTTTTTTTGAAGTCAAAACCCAAAACCAAAGATTTGAATGGCGGCCGGAAGAAAATATAACAAGACATAAAAAACACCAATTATCAAGAATTGTCGCAACTTACATGAAAGAACATGAAATTTCAGAAAGTCAAGATTGGAGAATTGACGTTTTGGCAATAAAACTAGACTTTGAAACAAAAAATGCTCAAATTGAGCACATCAAAAACATTGCTCTAAATTAAATCCACTTATCCCCAACTTACCCACCCCTCCGCCCAGAAATTGGGCGAGGCTTGCCCTGCAACTGCGGGATGGCAAAACTATTGATGTCGGACATCAATAGTGGGTGTTGACAGCAAAGTTTAAAGTTATATGCTATGAGCATAAACAGAACTTTAAAATTTTAAGAGAGAAGGGTCTCTGAAATGGGAAAGAAAACGCAACGTTTAGTTGAATTAGCCCATAAGCACTTGCCCAGAAATTACGCTCCACCGGATGATCTTGTTTTAAGAAGAGGACATGGCTGTTATCTTGAAGACGTTAATGGTAATACCTACCTTGATATGCTTTCTTGCTATTCTGCCGCAAACTCCGGTTACGGCAATAAATCGGCAAATACGGCAATATTACGGCAAATTGCCAAAGGTATTTTGTGCAACGCCAATTGTTTCTGGGAAGAGCAGAAAATTCTTTTTGCCCATGACTTGGCCAAATTCTGCAACGATTTTGGCTTAAACGGACTTGATGTAGTTTTACCTATGAATAGCGGCGCCGAAGCGGTTGAAACGGCTATAAAAATAGCGCGTAAATGGCGTTACTGTTATTTAGCAAAAGGTATTGCCTATGACACAGCAGAAATTATTTGCTGCGAAAACAACTTTCATGGCAGAACTCTCGGCGCTATTAGCATGTCAACAGTAGATCAATATAAAAAATACTTTGGTCCGCTAATCCCAGGCATAAAAATCGTTCCTTTCGGTAATGTAGACGCTTTAAAAAAGACAATTAATAACAATACAGCCGCATTTTTAGTTGAACCGATACAAGGCGAGGGCGGAGTTATTATCCCGCCCAATGACTACCTTTCCGAAGTAAGGAAAATTTGCGATGAACAAAATGTTTTATTTATTTTGGATGAAATCCAGAGCGGTTTTGGCCGAACCGGTAGAATGTTTGCCTGCAACTACGATAATGTTGTTCCGGATATGATAATTTTGGGCAAGGCCTTGGGCGGCGGACTTCCGATTTCCGCGGTTGTCGGCAAAGAAGAGATAATGGATGTTCTTGATCCGGGAGATCACGGTTCTACATTTGGCGGCAATCCTTTGGCTTGCGCCGCGGCGCGGGCCTCGCTAAGTTTTATGCGGCGCCGTCGGCCGGATAGGCGAGCGGCTGAATTAGGGTTTTACTTTAAAAATAAGCTTAACAAGGTGGCGGCGCAAAGTCCGCACATTAAAGAAATAAGAGCACTTGGTCTTTGGATTGGCATTGAAGTTCACCATAGCGGCCCAACGGCTCATGAATTTTGCAAAGAGCTTTATAAAGAGAAAATACTCTGCAAAGAAACTAGAGAATATACCATTCGCATGAGCCCGCCCCTTACAATCACTAGAAAAGAGCTTGATTTTGCGCTTTCAAAAATCCAAAAAGTTTTTACATAATAAATTTTACCTCCATTGCATTTGGAGGTTTTATTATGTAAATTTATAGCCATAGGGCGACTAGCTCAATCGGCAGAGCGTCTCGTTTACACCGAGAAGGCAATAGGTTCGAATCCTATGTCGCCCATAATTTAGCAAAGTGGGCCAAAGCCAAATGTTTGGCTTTGGCGGGAATTTTAGTGAGCTTTAGCGAGCGTTAAAAAATTCCCCGGAAGAGCGACTCGTTTATTCCCGATTTGTCTAAAAATTCAAGTTCTTGTAGAATTTTTAGCAACAAATCGCAATCCCGCTTAAAGTGGGCGCATAGCTCAGCTGGTTAGAGCGTCGCATTTACACTGCGAAGGCCCTCCGTTCGAATCGGAGTGCGCCCACTTTGTGCGGGACACCGAGTAGGTCCGAGGTTCAATCCCTCGAACGCCCATCAAAATTTGATATTTGACACAACAAAAATAAGAAGTTATAATAGAAAAATTAGATCCGATAGCTCTTTTCAAATGTAAATGAGGGAACTAAATGGCGACATCTGTTGGTAAAGCGGCCTCTAGAAAATCTGACAACTCCGAGCTTGTAAAAGCTCAGAAGAAAATAAAAAAATTAGAGGGTCTTTTGGCGATAGAACTTGAAAGAGCCGCCGAACTTCTGAAAGAAAACACGGAGCTTGAATCAAAGTTAGAAGAAACTCGTAAACAGCGTGATTGCTGGCAAAAACTTTACAGAGAGATAAATCCGGACAAAAAGATTGACTGTAATCGGCAGAATGCCCTAATTGTGAGGGGTGAAATAGATATGAGCGAAGTATTGGGACAGGAAAAATAAAAAGATTAAAAGTCCCAGTATTACACTCCGTGAGACAAGCGTTGTCTTATGGGGTTTTTATTTTCTCTGTTTTCCGTGAAAAGCGTTGTGGACTTCTCTTAATTTTTTATCGGTTATGTGGGTGTAAATTTGAGTCGTGGTTATATTTGAGTGTCCCAAAAGTTCCTGAACCGAGCGGATATCGGCGCCATTCATTAAAAGATCTGTGGCAAACGAGTGGCGCAAAGTATGGGGCGTGACTTTTTTTGAAAGCCCGGCTTTAGCCGCATAATGCTTCATCAACCGTTCAACACTTCGGCTTGTCAACCGCAGATTATCGGTCTTGGCCGGATTTTTTGTTTGCCTGATGAAAAGTGCCTCGTCAACGTCCTCTCGTCTTTCCAAATAGTTTTTTAGCGCTTCTTTGGCGGTATCGGAGATGAAAACCAGGCGGACTTTATC
This Parcubacteria group bacterium DNA region includes the following protein-coding sequences:
- the speD gene encoding adenosylmethionine decarboxylase, encoding MNRKKTVSKSNYKVYGKHLMIDARGIERKKLENHKIVFDFLNDLPQKIGMRKLTIPYVVFCEEADKKGDWGLSGFVMIYESHISAHTWPELGYVSMDVYSCRDFDDKKTVRLIKQHWGCKTIKASVVRRG
- a CDS encoding GIY-YIG nuclease family protein; this encodes MFYCYILKSRINGAYYVGSCQSIAIRLDQHNKFLVPSTKRYVPWDLVYQEKFVTLKEARNKELKIKSWKKRSSIEKLVKTFQNF
- a CDS encoding HIT family protein, with translation MNSNCVFCDRTKIEERIIAETEDWYLIATIGQITEGGYVLIIPKRHVPCAGAMKEQEIVKMDDISRIASDYTEVEYGVRPIIFEHGIVGQTIQHAHLHLLPARIRMCGRIYRDFPNAQICFLDSLKLLRWTYDAMGGKKYLLWSTPENLLKTVIDPPAPLQYLRLIAAELVGHPERANWRDCDPETDKKLWQETVSRLKPYFS
- a CDS encoding CDP-alcohol phosphatidyltransferase family protein, whose product is MAEEEKESLPADLSAKALASAEALTKEGYWTPLEKKWRDRFFKRTKITDIFAAIGIRANHLTVVGFVVLIWAIFDLFYFGDDVGRQVWLLAFAWITDLLDGPVARNNNEVTALGTLLDHTRDFLLILWMIFLSIYATKSFGWPALFIMNTILLVTATCMFLILLGTWLYQREKRRERRDQLYFEFMQEFLLNDLVTTIGARFHTGLTAFSMIFYLAGIIWKNNFYLYTGIILLIIQLVSLGFYLHEVFQAEYEDKMYKIRLLLRNKKLKNPE
- a CDS encoding YraN family protein, whose protein sequence is MTTEKQNIGRLGEDIAVKYLENKGYSILTRNYRKPWGEIDVIASENVGKNQFLALKSQELVFFEVKTQNQRFEWRPEENITRHKKHQLSRIVATYMKEHEISESQDWRIDVLAIKLDFETKNAQIEHIKNIALN
- the rocD gene encoding ornithine--oxo-acid transaminase: MGKKTQRLVELAHKHLPRNYAPPDDLVLRRGHGCYLEDVNGNTYLDMLSCYSAANSGYGNKSANTAILRQIAKGILCNANCFWEEQKILFAHDLAKFCNDFGLNGLDVVLPMNSGAEAVETAIKIARKWRYCYLAKGIAYDTAEIICCENNFHGRTLGAISMSTVDQYKKYFGPLIPGIKIVPFGNVDALKKTINNNTAAFLVEPIQGEGGVIIPPNDYLSEVRKICDEQNVLFILDEIQSGFGRTGRMFACNYDNVVPDMIILGKALGGGLPISAVVGKEEIMDVLDPGDHGSTFGGNPLACAAARASLSFMRRRRPDRRAAELGFYFKNKLNKVAAQSPHIKEIRALGLWIGIEVHHSGPTAHEFCKELYKEKILCKETREYTIRMSPPLTITRKELDFALSKIQKVFT